In the Ricinus communis isolate WT05 ecotype wild-type chromosome 3, ASM1957865v1, whole genome shotgun sequence genome, TGATGGAAGGGATATGGCATTTTTCTTCTGCTATTGGCTTAGAGGCACAGCTGTTAATCCTCATCCCTTTATGTTCTTCACATCTTTTCCTTCCTGGCACTACTTCCATTCTGCAGAAATTTCCATCACCTAAATTGACTCCACATGTAGCATTCTTGCCCTGGTCATCATTAGAGCTGGAATCCAGATGCAGATCAGGTGCATAATGTGAGTTTCCTTCTGCAATGGGCTTTGGATTACAAGCATAATTTCTCATTCCTTTATGTACTTCGCACCTCTTTTTCCCAGGAACTGGTGGCTTTTTACAAATTATAGCATCACTCATGATGATTCCACATATTGGAATGAAGTCCTGATCATCAGTGCCATATTTGTCTGAAACTAATCTAGGCAGTGATCTGCTGAATTTGAAAATACCATGGAGGAAACTCTTGCCTTCCTCATCAGgaggaaaattaaatttttctggTGAAAGTGGCTTGCTTGATTCAATTTTAACACCCACTCGACTCGGACGTATAAACAGAAGCCTTTTGGAAATACTTGAAAAACTGTTAGTACTTGAAGCAATTTTACTCAGTTTTTGAAGGATATCATTGGGACGACGTGCACCATTACTGCCTCTATTCCACGCATAGTCAAAAGTGTCGAGCAACTGAGCTTCTGTTTCCTCAGCCTTCCTCTTATCTTTCATCTATTTACATTCAGGGAAGGCAATGAGAGGGATACACTAGAATTCCAAAAATTATATGCCAGAAACCATCCCTGGTTTCACTTGCTGCAGGCACAATTGCAACCAATCTAAAATAATGTATGACGACTGTATATTTAAGCATGTATCATCACTTGCAAACACGCATACAGATCACCATTTTCTAAACCAACCTTTGCACAATGAGATAGCAGAACTTCACAAGTCCTAGACAAATGGGTATTACTTCCTGAAAACATCTGTATTCTTATGATTGCTATAAATATCTATCATTATAAGACCTTCATGGTTACTtgattgaaaataataagattatggTACTACTTTCATATGTGATTCTTGAAACATGGTTACAAAAGGGTCAAACTTACTAACATGACTTGTCAGAAAGTCCATTTCAGAAGCTAGATTCATTTATGATTATGCACAAATTCACTCGCATATAACTAACCAAGCAAAgcaatataattatatatgtaggAAATACTTACAGGAGCCCATCTAAACGCAATGGAGTGACCTCTTAAGAATATCTCCTCAAACAAACCAGGTCCTTTTTGAGGAGACTCAATTTTAGAGTCATTCCAGTGACTAGTGGCATAGCTAGCGCCCAAATGAGAACCTGAACGACCATAATGCTGGAGCCTGCTCCTGACGTTGTCAGCTTGTCCAAGATAAACCACCGCTATGTCATCTGGGTCAATCTTGCCAACTTCACGCCCTAACCCAGATCGAGAAACTGCTATACCAAGCTCATATAAACCAGGATATGATCTCGTAGGAAGATTGTGAACCCTGTATCTTGTTGCTCCTTCTTTCCCTTGAGAATAATCTTCCCAATCACAAGGCCCAActagaatctgaaaatagaAGCAtggttttattaattatagaaactGAACTTTGAGCTATTTATACATGAAAGACTCAAAATTTGTGAAGATAAGCATGCATCTGTTACAAGATCTCATGTTTGCTCAAAAAAGATCAAAACTTCGATTGAGCCCAGAAGCTAACCTGCCATTTGGAGAAGTGAGTATCGTGTTTCGTACGCTTGTAGTCTTCTCTCTTCAATCTTGATGCAGCGGCAGGAACACTAGAGTTCTCGCTCGCTGCCATTTCTGG is a window encoding:
- the LOC8265078 gene encoding protein EFFECTOR OF TRANSCRIPTION 2, whose amino-acid sequence is MAASENSSVPAAASRLKREDYKRTKHDTHFSKWQILVGPCDWEDYSQGKEGATRYRVHNLPTRSYPGLYELGIAVSRSGLGREVGKIDPDDIAVVYLGQADNVRSRLQHYGRSGSHLGASYATSHWNDSKIESPQKGPGLFEEIFLRGHSIAFRWAPMKDKRKAEETEAQLLDTFDYAWNRGSNGARRPNDILQKLSKIASSTNSFSSISKRLLFIRPSRVGVKIESSKPLSPEKFNFPPDEEGKSFLHGIFKFSRSLPRLVSDKYGTDDQDFIPICGIIMSDAIICKKPPVPGKKRCEVHKGMRNYACNPKPIAEGNSHYAPDLHLDSSSNDDQGKNATCGVNLGDGNFCRMEVVPGRKRCEEHKGMRINSCASKPIAEEKCHIPSISSVFTSLGPCTIHNTSTSNESSVDEHLSTVCGATLGNGSVCSRQPVGGNKRCWQHKGKRVQSNSKTSRSLSGFDSLTCGVALQSGSVCMRAPVQGRKRCEQHKGMRVSTSS